The Brachyspira sp. SAP_772 genome includes the window GTTGAGCTTATGAGAAAGACAGTTGGAGATAAAATAGGAGTAAAAGCTTCAGGCGGAATAAAAACTTATGAAGATGCCATAAAAATGATAAATGCTGGTGCTAATAGAATAGGTACTAGTAATGGTGTCACTATAATGAAGTCTTTAAAGTAATTTCTTTAATAAAATAAAAAATCAAGGATTATTGTAAATGGAATATAGAGAGCCTAAAGCATTCTATGATGAAGAAGCTTTTAATAAGGGGTTATTGCAGTATCATATAAAATTAAAAAAGGGTGATGTTGCAAGATATGTTTTACTTCCTGGAGATCCTAAAAGAGTTGAGTATATAGCAGGCTTTTTAGAAGATGTAGAGTTTAAAGCTGACTATAGAGAATATGTTACAGTTACAGGCAAATATAAAAATATTCCTGTAAGTGTAACTTCAACAGGTATAGGAGGTCCCTCTGCTTCTATAGCTATGGAAGAGCTTATAAAGGTGGGTGCTGATACTTTTATAAGAGTAGGCACAGGCGGAGGGCTTAGTTTAAAAGTGAAGCCCGGAGATTTAGCTATTGCTCAGGCCGCTATAAAAGATGAGGGCACTTCTTTAGAATATATACCCTTTGAATATCCTGCTATTGCTAATACAGATATAGTGTTTGCTTTAAGAGATGCGGCAAAGTTAAAAAATTATAATTATCATATAGGTGTTGTTCATAGTAAAGATTGTTTTTATGGTGAGTTAGAACCAGAGAATTCTTTTTTTAGAGAGAGGTTTGAAAATAATCTTAAATATTATACATTATGCGGGGCTATAGTTTCAGAGATGGAAT containing:
- a CDS encoding nucleoside phosphorylase codes for the protein MEYREPKAFYDEEAFNKGLLQYHIKLKKGDVARYVLLPGDPKRVEYIAGFLEDVEFKADYREYVTVTGKYKNIPVSVTSTGIGGPSASIAMEELIKVGADTFIRVGTGGGLSLKVKPGDLAIAQAAIKDEGTSLEYIPFEYPAIANTDIVFALRDAAKLKNYNYHIGVVHSKDCFYGELEPENSFFRERFENNLKYYTLCGAIVSEMECAALFSCAAIRNVRAGGIMHVVENTMIERMGTHLNYSSNIDNMILTALEAIVLLEKRG